A genomic window from Candidatus Kryptoniota bacterium includes:
- a CDS encoding enoyl-CoA hydratase-related protein, with amino-acid sequence MAELQTILVESGEGVGRLTLNRPDSLNAFNEEMTEEIFSVLRDFSKDENVRCVSITGNGRAFSAGQDLKEVSPGRSFADSLRRRYNPIIRQITSMRKPVVALVNGVAAGAGMSLALACDFIIMSSDAKFIQAFVKIGLVPDSGSSFFLPAIIGQKKAFELAALGNDVAADEALQLGLVNRVFASDAFASESGKILHQFASGPTVAYSMIKKMMNRSSGRSLEESLEYETYLQEIAGRTDDSSEAIRAFVEKRSPKFRGR; translated from the coding sequence ATGGCTGAACTCCAGACTATCCTCGTTGAGTCGGGCGAAGGAGTCGGTCGACTGACGCTGAACAGGCCCGACTCGCTCAACGCATTTAACGAGGAGATGACCGAAGAAATATTTTCAGTCCTCAGAGATTTTTCAAAGGACGAAAATGTCAGGTGTGTCTCCATCACGGGGAACGGGCGCGCATTCTCCGCGGGACAGGATCTGAAAGAAGTTTCGCCCGGAAGGTCATTCGCAGATTCGCTGAGGCGGCGGTATAATCCGATCATCCGGCAGATTACCTCGATGCGTAAGCCGGTTGTCGCGCTTGTGAACGGAGTGGCCGCCGGCGCTGGAATGAGCCTCGCCCTGGCATGCGATTTCATAATCATGAGTTCGGACGCGAAATTCATACAGGCTTTCGTGAAAATCGGACTGGTGCCGGACTCCGGCTCGAGCTTCTTCCTCCCGGCAATCATCGGACAGAAGAAGGCGTTCGAACTGGCCGCTCTCGGAAATGACGTCGCAGCAGATGAAGCGCTCCAATTGGGACTTGTCAACAGGGTTTTCGCATCCGACGCGTTTGCCTCCGAGTCAGGAAAAATATTGCACCAGTTTGCCAGCGGCCCGACCGTGGCATACTCGATGATTAAGAAAATGATGAACCGTTCCTCCGGAAGATCGCTCGAGGAAAGCCTTGAATACGAGACGTACTTGCAGGAAATTGCCGGACGAACGGACGATTCGAGCGAAGCGATCCGGGCATTTGTTGAAAAACGGTCCCCGAAATTCAGGGGAAGATGA
- a CDS encoding Phenylacetic acid catabolic protein, with amino-acid sequence MTDTNPLSYRNPSRLANSERENRMLEKFRKGESIETTDEMSDDYYLNLVNLMLQQADSELAGAFGYVPWIMQAPTTEEKLAVANIVKDEVRHARAMYRLLEDIGIDVDSHVSKHDYTLRIETKGDDLKDRRAADDRRVNIFYYPIDSWADFVMFQFCMDRGAGHQLEDVKKSTYGPWKREIERIFKEEMMHVNHGDYWVKKMALDKPTRAEIQSALERWYPRTMNIFGKPKTNRNQVYRKYGLKQRDNDDVRKAFSEEVRLKCGEWGLHLPNWKAEWERIEEDGVISG; translated from the coding sequence ATGACGGACACAAATCCTCTGTCATACAGGAATCCGTCGCGTCTCGCCAACAGTGAGCGCGAAAATCGGATGTTGGAGAAATTTAGAAAGGGTGAATCGATTGAGACAACCGACGAGATGAGCGATGATTATTATCTCAACCTCGTCAATCTAATGCTGCAGCAGGCGGACTCTGAACTCGCCGGCGCATTCGGCTACGTTCCCTGGATCATGCAGGCGCCGACAACCGAGGAGAAACTTGCCGTCGCTAATATCGTGAAAGATGAAGTCCGTCACGCGCGCGCGATGTACAGACTTCTTGAAGACATCGGCATCGATGTCGACTCGCACGTATCGAAGCATGACTATACCCTCCGCATCGAGACTAAGGGCGACGACCTGAAGGACAGGCGAGCTGCTGACGACAGGAGAGTAAATATTTTTTATTATCCGATAGACTCATGGGCCGATTTTGTGATGTTTCAGTTCTGCATGGACCGCGGCGCGGGTCACCAGCTTGAAGACGTGAAAAAGTCTACTTACGGCCCGTGGAAGAGGGAGATCGAACGCATCTTCAAGGAAGAAATGATGCATGTCAACCACGGCGATTACTGGGTGAAGAAGATGGCCCTCGACAAGCCGACCAGGGCGGAGATCCAGTCCGCACTCGAAAGATGGTACCCGCGTACGATGAACATATTCGGAAAGCCGAAAACAAATCGCAACCAGGTTTACAGGAAATACGGATTGAAGCAAAGAGACAACGACGATGTGAGAAAAGCGTTTTCAGAAGAAGTCAGATTGAAATGCGGCGAGTGGGGACTTCACCTTCCCAATTGGAAAGCCGAATGGGAACGGATTGAAGAGGACGGAGTGATCTCAGGCTGA
- a CDS encoding enoyl-CoA hydratase-related protein, whose protein sequence is METRKYPVGQSVILTIEEPIAIVQLHRPEVLNALNHGLMIELANCLEELDADTKINCIVITGNEKAFAAGADIKEMAESGTIEMLTRDNFSVWERIRRIKKPIIAAVSGFALGGGCELAMTCDIIIASESAKFGQPEINIGVIPGAGGTQRLARTVGKYRAMEIVLTGETIGAEEAALRGLVNKVVPDELLLDEAKKLALLIASKPASAVKLAKESVLKSFELPLKEGLEFERKNFYMLFSSEDQKEGMKAFSEKRKPRWKGK, encoded by the coding sequence ATGGAGACTCGGAAGTATCCTGTTGGCCAAAGCGTCATCCTCACCATAGAAGAACCAATTGCTATTGTGCAGCTTCATCGTCCCGAAGTGCTCAACGCGCTAAATCACGGGCTGATGATTGAGCTCGCAAATTGTCTCGAAGAACTCGACGCGGATACGAAAATCAATTGCATTGTGATAACGGGGAACGAGAAAGCGTTCGCAGCAGGTGCAGATATAAAAGAGATGGCCGAATCGGGAACCATTGAAATGCTCACCCGTGACAACTTCAGTGTCTGGGAAAGGATAAGACGAATCAAGAAGCCGATCATTGCCGCAGTGAGCGGCTTCGCTCTCGGTGGCGGCTGCGAGCTTGCGATGACGTGCGACATTATTATCGCCTCCGAGTCGGCGAAGTTCGGACAGCCGGAGATCAATATCGGTGTAATCCCGGGAGCGGGAGGAACCCAAAGGCTCGCGAGAACTGTTGGAAAATACAGGGCGATGGAAATAGTTCTGACCGGAGAGACTATCGGCGCGGAAGAAGCAGCGCTGCGCGGCCTGGTCAATAAAGTCGTACCCGACGAACTTCTTCTCGATGAAGCGAAGAAGCTCGCGCTTCTCATTGCCTCGAAGCCGGCGTCAGCTGTGAAACTTGCGAAGGAATCCGTGCTGAAAAGCTTCGAGCTGCCGCTCAAGGAAGGTCTCGAGTTTGAACGAAAAAATTTCTATATGCTCTTTTCGAGCGAGGATCAGAAGGAAGGTATGAAAGCGTTTTCGGAAAAACGGAAACCCCGCTGGAAAGGAAAATGA
- a CDS encoding RluA family pseudouridine synthase — MKRKLDFVIRSRNGEIVFEDDNIIVINKPAHLLVLPDRYNQSLINLYNMLKEEFGEIFVVHRIDKETSGTIIFAKNAETHAALNTQFEGREVEKRYVAIAVGNPDEAEGKIEAPISESQTHPGVMKINKKHGKPSVTNYKVVEMFNGYALVEAKPESGRTHQIRVHLASIGLPVMCDKVYGDGRPFFLSQVKSRYFSEGDEKPLLSRTALHAESISFMDPKSGKRVTFESELPKDMRSVLNYLRKFKLPGTPAYAHG, encoded by the coding sequence ATGAAGCGAAAACTTGATTTCGTGATAAGATCGAGGAACGGCGAGATCGTGTTCGAAGATGATAACATCATCGTGATCAATAAACCGGCCCATCTTCTCGTGCTTCCCGACAGGTACAACCAATCGCTGATAAACCTGTATAACATGCTGAAGGAGGAATTCGGCGAGATCTTCGTGGTACACCGGATAGACAAGGAAACAAGCGGGACGATAATATTCGCGAAGAACGCCGAAACTCATGCGGCACTTAACACCCAGTTTGAAGGAAGGGAAGTTGAAAAGAGATACGTCGCGATCGCGGTTGGGAATCCCGATGAGGCCGAGGGGAAAATAGAGGCCCCCATTTCTGAAAGCCAGACACATCCGGGCGTTATGAAGATTAACAAGAAACACGGGAAACCTTCGGTTACAAATTACAAGGTCGTCGAAATGTTCAATGGGTACGCCCTTGTGGAAGCAAAACCCGAAAGCGGGAGAACTCATCAGATCAGGGTACACCTCGCGTCTATTGGACTTCCGGTAATGTGCGATAAGGTTTACGGGGACGGCAGGCCATTCTTCCTTTCCCAGGTCAAATCGCGCTATTTCTCCGAAGGCGACGAGAAACCGCTTCTCTCGAGGACAGCACTTCACGCGGAGTCGATTTCATTCATGGATCCCAAATCCGGCAAGCGGGTTACGTTTGAGTCCGAACTCCCGAAGGATATGCGTTCGGTACTCAACTATCTTCGGAAATTTAAACTCCCGGGCACACCGGCTTATGCCCATGGCTGA
- a CDS encoding Ig-like domain-containing protein, translating into MKRSALFLFAVLSYLPGTVTSQQTNEPLRVLSATPSGATETRDQSHAIVVIFNKAMVPLQEVPVGEGSGPLVIEPQIKGRYRWLGTTTLTFWPNDTLPYATAYTARVPAGTKALDGSTLSQDYTWTFETPRPQLIRTLPRDNATYIRPETKIYLQFNEPMDPSRAAPYISIMKSNGTVLMTVPSQVRYPTGDELDKFGWDNLAKNILLVVPTDKLEGGSKYFVQLKAGLPGVVGNLGLAADKVITFSTPGDFKFEGLSSESIRPDGALTLVFSNPVDMKELVQHLSFSPGIEIPSEYSEGYYGTRTRTSLYLDFLPDTTYSLKIDGALKDEFGNSLGQDISVSFSTGSYTSRLYMAGGEGTIEAYGKMRYPIAVRNLESFRLRLASIPVDSVIPYFISGHFDQWVNVDRKVDLKIKNNTLSHITFKADEPLGGKKFGFIGAEISEPVPAINDFGPSSAFLQVTSLGITAKFSPENNLVWVTHLQDTKPVAGAEVQVRDDQNRVLWKGSTDTSGLATTPGWGTLGMKPKEYQQPRIWIFAREGEDWAFTRNEEGTGIDPWRFGINYDWRPQYQSLSGTVFTDRGLYRAGEEVQIKGIVRQRISDDWKLPVGRKVLVAVMDPMNEEVQTDTMTVSPFGSFDLSFEMSPNAHLGDYRIHVFTRKSGLEYGGSEYDYEDEDQKKSPEGMIEVASGSFRVEAFRPAESEVSVRFLANGTPDQPSYTMGDTARGTISARYLFGAPMRNDKVSWALRAFPGSFDPPGYPDYSFGPSWWDVERSETMLASVDTTLDDHGMLAISFPIGKDRLKGTQNLLLEATATSQSRRSVTGRASVLLHGGQFYIGIRESNFFNKLGDTLRFDLIASRPDGSLIQGEDLHVSIVKRQWISVRRAETDGRYYWQTDKIDSILQDFTVPSGSSPREGEYVPKHAGYYLINVRSTDSMGNPIESGNDFYVTGSSYIAWQRSDDDRIDLVSDRKSYKPFDVAHVMVKSPYENARALVTVERDGILRQWTTTLVGSAPDIRIPITKSDLPNIFVSVVLLQGRVAVQEVNARGEDIGRPSFKIGYINLPVDAGTQHLGVSVVTDKDNYHPGDSVEVSINVKNASGAGTAAEVVLSVADMGVLNLINYALPDPFETFFGPRELGVTTSETIVHLVQQRSYGEKGEDEGGGGMSLSEIQMRGDFRFTAYWKASIITDEKGTAKIRFKLPDNLSQFKVMAVALTMGSEFGCGTSTFRVNKEFLLQAALPRFARVGDRFSAGVLATNYSKEPGTVVLLASVDKNLILSGKDTMTFSLEPGASKEIRFDYQAPEQIGPATFNFQAAMGKFTDGLTITIPVEVPRMKESDALYESTQDSANESIIVPQDIHPGLGEIQLTAASTALGGLENSVNYLITYPYGCLEQRLSCVLPIILGEDMVKAFKLNVLEGKDMRAVAQGVIDEISRFQTGDGGFAYWKGDPYSYPYLTGYAVMVLGKAVDRGYSVDKEVLDNAVKYCSNYLRDIQNQKYVPGGEPCRLATRALIVYALACVGHPEPAYVEQLYVSRNTLPLFAKAFLLEAIHKGNGNSGAMFGMQNEITRALLNMAKFDGTTAHFEEPDWEGLKWVFSTNTRTTAIILQALLETGYRDPFLAKVTSWIMREGKIGRWRSTQENIYVVAALSDYFSAFEKENPDFTAHISIAGRKILDSMFKGREFKTVAESVPLGEFTKDKALPISIKKSGAGRLYYGIRMNYYPKRDTLYRDEGIAVLKVITTADGKPAQKSADGEYLLSAGSMYKVTITVVVAQERNFVVVDDPIPAGTETVNLTFDTESGFLSEGLDNPDEYETEYWSGGFNHVEQKDDRVLLFANTLDAGTHYHSYLVRAATYGTFSMPSTHAEEMYAPDVFGQTVHGTVIVK; encoded by the coding sequence ATGAAAAGGTCTGCTCTTTTTTTGTTCGCTGTCCTGTCATATCTCCCCGGGACAGTTACTTCACAACAAACGAATGAACCGTTGAGAGTCCTTTCCGCGACTCCGAGCGGGGCGACAGAGACCCGCGACCAGTCTCACGCAATCGTCGTCATCTTCAACAAGGCGATGGTTCCACTTCAGGAAGTCCCGGTGGGCGAAGGGTCGGGTCCGCTTGTCATCGAGCCGCAAATAAAGGGACGGTATCGATGGCTTGGAACGACCACGCTGACATTCTGGCCGAACGACACCCTCCCCTATGCAACTGCGTACACCGCGCGTGTGCCGGCCGGAACAAAGGCGCTGGACGGGAGCACGCTCAGCCAGGATTACACCTGGACATTCGAAACGCCTCGTCCACAATTAATCAGAACACTCCCCAGGGACAATGCAACGTATATACGGCCGGAGACAAAGATTTATTTACAGTTCAACGAGCCGATGGATCCGTCGCGTGCCGCGCCATACATATCGATAATGAAATCCAACGGCACCGTCCTGATGACGGTTCCGTCACAGGTTAGGTATCCAACTGGCGACGAGCTCGACAAGTTCGGATGGGACAACCTCGCGAAAAATATTCTGCTCGTCGTTCCGACGGACAAGCTGGAAGGTGGATCCAAGTACTTCGTTCAACTTAAGGCAGGACTTCCCGGTGTCGTGGGGAATCTCGGGCTCGCGGCTGACAAGGTTATTACATTTTCGACTCCGGGCGATTTCAAATTCGAGGGTTTAAGTAGTGAGAGCATCAGACCTGATGGAGCTCTGACACTCGTGTTCTCAAACCCGGTTGACATGAAGGAGCTGGTACAGCATTTATCGTTCAGTCCGGGAATCGAGATTCCGTCCGAATATTCCGAAGGGTATTACGGAACGCGGACGCGCACGTCGCTTTATCTCGATTTCTTGCCGGACACAACCTATTCCCTTAAGATCGACGGCGCGTTGAAGGATGAATTTGGAAATTCCCTGGGACAGGATATATCCGTTTCTTTCTCGACGGGTTCATACACCTCGAGGCTCTACATGGCAGGCGGCGAAGGAACCATTGAGGCGTATGGCAAGATGCGATATCCGATTGCCGTAAGAAATTTGGAGAGTTTCAGACTGCGGCTGGCATCGATTCCTGTAGACAGCGTTATACCTTACTTCATATCCGGTCATTTCGACCAGTGGGTAAATGTGGACCGGAAAGTGGATTTGAAGATTAAGAACAACACCCTCTCGCATATCACGTTCAAAGCCGACGAACCGTTGGGCGGAAAGAAGTTCGGGTTTATCGGTGCAGAAATCAGCGAGCCGGTACCGGCTATCAACGACTTCGGACCTTCGAGCGCATTTCTGCAGGTGACGAGTCTCGGGATTACAGCCAAGTTTTCGCCGGAAAATAATCTCGTCTGGGTCACACATTTGCAGGATACGAAACCGGTAGCAGGTGCCGAGGTACAGGTAAGGGACGATCAAAACAGAGTTCTGTGGAAAGGCTCGACCGATACTTCAGGGCTTGCAACAACACCGGGTTGGGGTACACTCGGAATGAAACCGAAAGAGTATCAACAGCCTCGCATATGGATCTTCGCACGCGAGGGGGAAGACTGGGCTTTTACACGAAATGAAGAAGGAACCGGTATCGATCCATGGAGATTCGGCATCAATTACGACTGGCGCCCCCAATACCAGAGCCTCTCGGGCACTGTATTCACTGACCGGGGTTTGTACCGGGCCGGCGAGGAGGTCCAGATTAAGGGAATCGTCAGACAAAGAATATCGGATGACTGGAAATTGCCGGTAGGAAGAAAAGTCCTCGTCGCAGTAATGGACCCGATGAACGAAGAGGTCCAAACCGACACGATGACCGTCTCTCCTTTCGGATCATTCGATCTCTCCTTCGAGATGAGTCCCAACGCTCATCTCGGCGACTACAGGATACATGTCTTCACCAGGAAGTCGGGGCTCGAGTACGGAGGTTCCGAATACGATTACGAAGACGAAGATCAGAAGAAGAGTCCTGAAGGGATGATCGAAGTCGCGTCGGGTAGTTTCCGTGTCGAAGCATTTCGACCCGCTGAATCCGAAGTGAGCGTACGTTTCCTCGCAAACGGCACTCCCGATCAGCCGTCTTATACGATGGGCGACACCGCACGCGGAACTATTTCGGCGAGGTATCTTTTCGGCGCGCCGATGAGGAACGACAAGGTATCATGGGCACTCCGTGCGTTTCCAGGATCATTCGATCCGCCCGGTTATCCGGATTACTCATTCGGTCCATCATGGTGGGACGTAGAAAGAAGCGAGACGATGCTCGCATCAGTCGACACGACACTCGATGACCACGGAATGCTTGCGATCAGTTTTCCCATTGGAAAGGATCGGCTCAAGGGGACGCAGAATCTTCTTCTCGAGGCGACTGCCACCTCTCAAAGCAGACGAAGTGTGACAGGAAGGGCGAGTGTTTTGCTTCACGGTGGACAATTCTATATCGGCATAAGAGAGTCCAATTTCTTCAACAAGCTCGGCGACACTTTGCGTTTCGATCTAATTGCGTCGCGGCCAGACGGATCGCTTATCCAGGGAGAAGACCTTCATGTCTCGATTGTAAAGCGGCAGTGGATCTCGGTCCGAAGGGCAGAGACCGACGGCCGTTACTACTGGCAGACGGACAAGATTGATTCAATCTTGCAGGATTTCACAGTACCGTCCGGCAGTTCCCCGCGAGAAGGAGAATACGTTCCCAAGCATGCCGGATATTACCTGATAAACGTTCGCTCGACGGATTCGATGGGCAACCCGATAGAATCAGGAAACGACTTCTATGTGACGGGTTCCAGCTACATTGCCTGGCAGCGCTCCGATGATGACCGTATCGATCTTGTCTCAGATCGGAAAAGCTACAAGCCATTCGACGTTGCGCACGTGATGGTTAAATCTCCTTACGAGAACGCGCGAGCGCTGGTGACGGTCGAACGCGACGGAATATTGAGGCAGTGGACAACGACGCTCGTCGGGAGTGCACCCGACATAAGGATTCCAATCACAAAGAGTGATCTTCCGAATATCTTCGTATCGGTGGTCCTCCTACAGGGCCGTGTAGCAGTACAGGAAGTGAACGCGCGGGGCGAGGACATCGGGCGGCCGTCATTCAAGATCGGGTATATTAACCTTCCGGTGGATGCCGGGACTCAACACCTGGGTGTTTCGGTTGTGACAGATAAGGACAACTATCACCCCGGTGACTCTGTAGAAGTTTCGATTAATGTTAAGAATGCTTCAGGCGCAGGGACCGCAGCAGAAGTTGTGCTTAGCGTCGCCGACATGGGTGTACTTAATCTCATCAACTACGCTTTGCCCGACCCCTTCGAGACTTTCTTCGGACCGCGAGAGCTCGGCGTGACAACGTCTGAGACGATCGTCCATCTTGTCCAGCAGCGTTCCTACGGTGAAAAAGGAGAAGATGAAGGCGGCGGCGGAATGTCGCTTTCAGAAATTCAGATGAGAGGCGATTTCAGATTTACCGCTTATTGGAAGGCGTCAATTATCACGGACGAAAAAGGAACGGCGAAAATCAGATTCAAACTCCCGGACAACCTGAGCCAGTTCAAAGTCATGGCCGTCGCGTTGACGATGGGTTCCGAATTCGGATGCGGGACAAGCACGTTCCGTGTGAACAAGGAATTCCTGCTTCAGGCTGCGTTGCCGAGATTCGCGCGCGTCGGCGACAGGTTCAGCGCCGGGGTTCTCGCTACAAACTACTCCAAAGAGCCCGGCACCGTTGTCCTCCTCGCTTCCGTGGACAAGAACCTGATTCTTTCGGGAAAGGATACGATGACGTTTTCACTGGAACCTGGCGCGAGCAAAGAGATCAGATTCGATTATCAGGCACCGGAGCAAATCGGTCCAGCGACTTTCAACTTCCAGGCGGCGATGGGAAAGTTCACCGACGGACTGACCATCACAATTCCTGTTGAAGTCCCAAGGATGAAGGAATCGGACGCACTTTACGAGAGCACCCAGGATTCCGCGAATGAATCGATAATCGTTCCGCAGGATATTCATCCTGGTCTCGGAGAAATCCAGCTTACGGCGGCATCCACAGCACTCGGCGGGTTGGAGAACAGCGTTAATTACCTGATCACGTATCCTTACGGCTGTCTTGAGCAGAGACTCTCCTGCGTCCTTCCCATAATACTCGGGGAAGACATGGTCAAGGCTTTCAAGCTGAACGTTCTCGAAGGAAAAGACATGAGGGCAGTCGCGCAGGGTGTCATCGACGAGATTTCCCGTTTCCAGACGGGCGATGGCGGCTTCGCATACTGGAAAGGCGACCCGTACTCCTATCCATATCTCACTGGTTACGCGGTAATGGTTCTCGGCAAGGCGGTGGATCGGGGATACAGCGTTGACAAGGAAGTTTTGGATAATGCCGTAAAATACTGCAGCAATTATCTGAGAGACATTCAGAATCAAAAGTACGTTCCTGGCGGAGAGCCGTGCCGCCTGGCGACCCGGGCGTTGATTGTCTACGCGCTTGCCTGTGTCGGCCATCCGGAGCCGGCGTATGTCGAACAGCTGTACGTCTCGAGGAACACGCTTCCGCTCTTTGCGAAAGCTTTCCTTCTCGAGGCCATACACAAAGGAAACGGAAATTCAGGAGCGATGTTCGGCATGCAAAACGAGATTACGAGAGCTCTCCTGAACATGGCCAAGTTCGATGGGACAACGGCGCATTTCGAAGAACCCGACTGGGAGGGACTGAAGTGGGTCTTCAGCACAAACACGAGGACGACCGCGATAATACTTCAGGCGCTGCTCGAGACCGGATATCGCGATCCGTTCCTTGCGAAAGTCACAAGCTGGATCATGCGCGAAGGCAAGATCGGGAGATGGCGATCGACACAGGAAAATATTTACGTAGTTGCAGCGCTGTCGGATTATTTCTCTGCCTTCGAGAAAGAGAATCCGGATTTCACCGCCCACATTTCGATTGCAGGCCGGAAAATCCTGGACTCGATGTTCAAGGGACGAGAGTTCAAGACAGTGGCGGAGTCTGTGCCCCTTGGCGAGTTCACGAAGGACAAAGCTCTACCCATCAGCATTAAGAAAAGCGGCGCCGGGAGACTCTACTACGGCATCCGAATGAATTACTATCCGAAGAGAGACACGCTCTACCGCGATGAAGGAATCGCAGTACTGAAGGTGATCACGACGGCAGACGGCAAGCCGGCACAGAAATCGGCAGACGGAGAGTATTTGCTTTCAGCCGGATCGATGTACAAAGTGACCATCACAGTTGTGGTGGCGCAGGAGAGAAATTTTGTGGTAGTCGACGATCCGATACCTGCGGGTACTGAAACCGTGAATCTGACCTTCGACACCGAAAGCGGATTTCTCAGTGAGGGCCTGGATAATCCTGACGAATATGAAACCGAATACTGGTCGGGCGGATTCAACCATGTCGAACAGAAAGACGACCGCGTGCTTCTTTTCGCGAATACCCTTGACGCGGGAACACATTATCATTCTTATCTGGTGCGGGCCGCGACGTACGGGACATTCTCGATGCCGTCGACCCACGCGGAAGAGATGTATGCACCGGACGTTTTCGGTCAGACTGTGCACGGGACAGTGATCGTTAAATGA